The sequence below is a genomic window from Vibrio spartinae.
TCGCGATGGATTCAACCAGCGCCAGAATCAAAAGCGGAGTCAGCCAAGCATGAGTCGCAGAAAGATGGAATCCCGCTTCAAACAACGGAAATTTACTGAAGAAGCCATTCAGTGGCGGAACCCCTGCAATTGCCATGGCAGCAATACAGAACGCAACACCTAATAACGGTGATTTGCGAATAACCCCTTTCAGTTGAGGCAGCATTCGGGTCCCGCAGGCATAGCTGAATGAACCAGCAACAAAGAAGAACAGACATTTGGCAAAGGCATGGTTGAAGATGTAAGCAACACCACTGTCCAGTGCCAGAGATGATCCCATCGCTGCCATCGAAAGCGCCAGAAAAATATACGCCAACTGGGTGATCGTCGAATAAGCCAACAGCCGCTTCATATCTTTCTGCGGCAAATACATCAGAAAACCGTAGATCATGGTGATCATTGCCCCGATGATCCCGACAATCCCCACGACTTCAGGAATCGTACCGGCAGACAGAATGCTACGGGCAAAAATGTAAACACCAACTTTAACCATCGAAGCTGCATGTAAATAAGCACTGATAGGCGTCGGTGCATTCATTGCGTCAGGAAGCCACATATGCATCGGTAGTTGCGCCGATTTCCCCCACGCAGCAAACATGATGCCAAACAACACCACCATTTTGGCAATCGGGTTCAGCCCTGCAATTGCGGTCAGTTCAAACGTCCCTGCCTGAACAAACAGGGTCGCCGCAGCGATGAATAACCCCAATGAAGCAACATGAGTGACAATCAGGGCTTTCAGTGCCGAACGAAACGCCAGTGGTGTTTGGTAATATCCGATCAGAGACCAAGAACAAGCCCCGGTAATTTCAAAGAACAGCAATTGTCCCAGAATTGTTGAAGAGAAGACCAGCCCAGCCATCGCACCGATAAAGATC
It includes:
- a CDS encoding hydrogenase 4 subunit D, whose translation is MEIIGLLTIGLPFLGAILILFASEQSAKWICQFFAVLATLGTWGLSYLFFSTGGEALSVPLLHVGHVLIFGLVFDKVSTLIAVAVVGLGLIVAVYSLGYMSARNKEHAQHGAKRYYVFLLIFIGAMAGLVFSSTILGQLLFFEITGACSWSLIGYYQTPLAFRSALKALIVTHVASLGLFIAAATLFVQAGTFELTAIAGLNPIAKMVVLFGIMFAAWGKSAQLPMHMWLPDAMNAPTPISAYLHAASMVKVGVYIFARSILSAGTIPEVVGIVGIIGAMITMIYGFLMYLPQKDMKRLLAYSTITQLAYIFLALSMAAMGSSLALDSGVAYIFNHAFAKCLFFFVAGSFSYACGTRMLPQLKGVIRKSPLLGVAFCIAAMAIAGVPPLNGFFSKFPLFEAGFHLSATHAWLTPLLILALVESIATFGWLLYWFGRTIIGEPSEAVERMSPLPSSMKITLVVLIAMSVLSSVIASTWLQ